A region from the Bosea sp. RAC05 genome encodes:
- the dnaQ gene encoding DNA polymerase III subunit epsilon has protein sequence MTDRLIFFDTETTGFTPPADRVVEFGGVEVIDTVETGNVLHKYINPQRDMPEDAFKVHGLSEEFLRDKPVFAAVAREIADFLDGATVVAHNAGFDIKFLTAEFAKVGIKPPWKTYVDTLIIAKRRFPSSPNSLDALLDRFGIDRSNRTLHGALLDAKLLIPVYIKLLNLDQLRLTRDEAPAEVVASVIPNQARQTWFPRRDAIAASATEAARHQAFLAKLGDSALWKQWAEEAQEAAAA, from the coding sequence ATGACCGACCGCCTGATTTTCTTCGACACCGAGACCACGGGTTTCACCCCGCCGGCCGACCGAGTGGTCGAGTTTGGCGGTGTCGAGGTCATCGACACGGTTGAGACCGGAAACGTCCTGCACAAGTACATCAACCCGCAGCGCGATATGCCCGAGGACGCCTTCAAGGTTCACGGGCTGAGCGAGGAGTTTCTGCGCGACAAGCCAGTTTTCGCGGCCGTTGCTCGCGAAATCGCGGATTTTCTCGACGGCGCGACCGTGGTTGCCCACAATGCAGGGTTCGACATCAAGTTCTTGACGGCGGAGTTCGCGAAGGTCGGCATCAAGCCGCCCTGGAAAACCTACGTCGACACGTTGATCATCGCGAAACGGCGTTTCCCGAGTAGTCCGAACAGTCTCGATGCCTTGTTGGACCGTTTCGGCATCGATCGATCCAACCGGACGCTTCACGGCGCCCTCCTCGACGCCAAACTCCTCATCCCGGTCTACATCAAGCTGCTCAATCTCGATCAGCTGCGCCTGACGCGCGATGAGGCCCCGGCGGAAGTCGTCGCCAGCGTCATCCCGAACCAGGCCAGGCAGACGTGGTTTCCCAGGCGCGACGCAATCGCGGCCAGCGCGACCGAAGCTGCTCGTCATCAGGCCTTCCTCGCCAAGCTCGGAGACAGCGCGCTCTGGAAACAGTGGGCAGAGGAGGCCCAGGAGGCGGCTGCAGCTTGA
- a CDS encoding ATP-dependent helicase: MLDLFSVPAGGPVAHGIVAALSDEQLAAAEATASRVVVVAGAGTGKTRTLVERIGHLVTARSIDPQDVWVVTYTNKAAKEVRSRLADRLGKASAGRLVMGTFHSLAARILRRNAAAAGIQNNFVIADDDDSDRIFRTCIETLVPENAEGRAERINHLATAAPTAIRRWKCWGLTIEDIEERGRPRRSDEDERFAAIYVAYQHELERRGLLDFGDLVLKATVLLEQNEDVLAIEAGSIRHLLVDEAQDANQVQVRFAALLASRGADMFVVGDADQSIFSFQGGYPEAMAHLGGPEARHFNLTLNRRCTSQILKPAVTLVNWNRRKQEKNLRSDREGQEVGVAINGGEREEASAVVGQIKQLVASGAGYDDIAVLVRSSFVIPAIEELFLRAAIPYELTGGASITDREETRDIAAYLRLAANPHDDLAFSRIVNRPVRGLGPVAEHAIVDRALKAQMPFYEACIRHAGDPAARLAPGADKALLALGAFLDRIHRALSQQDAESEELVAMTCATDGAGYGAYAARGNDRKAKRRVENVAAIARIAREEPDIVAFLERIALSGEISEEKRTKGSVTISTMHSSKGLEWDHVLCPAFDGGVIPSPRALREGDRGKAGDRWKGPSGGGMEEERRLAHVAFTRARQSLWVSSPTMRSGRRTDPSCFLPESGLDLTRHFDPLVDPSSRGGPKFQSRGSSYGRKGFHRR, encoded by the coding sequence ATGCTTGATCTGTTTTCTGTGCCGGCCGGTGGGCCCGTCGCTCATGGCATCGTTGCGGCCCTGTCGGATGAGCAGCTGGCCGCGGCTGAAGCGACAGCGTCACGCGTCGTTGTGGTTGCGGGGGCCGGGACGGGAAAGACGCGCACCCTCGTCGAGCGTATCGGCCATCTGGTGACCGCCAGGAGCATCGATCCCCAGGACGTCTGGGTCGTGACCTACACCAACAAGGCAGCCAAGGAAGTCCGCAGCCGGCTGGCCGACCGGCTCGGAAAGGCTTCCGCCGGTCGGCTCGTGATGGGCACGTTCCACTCGCTGGCTGCCCGCATCCTGCGGCGGAACGCAGCCGCGGCCGGGATCCAGAACAACTTCGTCATCGCTGACGACGATGATTCAGATCGCATCTTCCGGACTTGCATCGAGACCCTGGTTCCGGAGAACGCCGAGGGTCGGGCCGAGCGGATCAATCATCTGGCTACGGCCGCTCCGACCGCAATCCGCCGGTGGAAATGCTGGGGGCTCACGATCGAGGACATCGAGGAGCGAGGCCGCCCACGGCGGTCGGATGAAGATGAGCGCTTCGCGGCGATCTACGTTGCCTATCAGCACGAGCTCGAACGCCGCGGTTTACTCGATTTCGGCGACCTCGTTTTGAAGGCGACCGTTCTCCTGGAGCAAAATGAGGATGTGCTGGCGATCGAGGCCGGCTCAATTCGTCATCTGCTTGTCGACGAGGCCCAGGATGCAAACCAGGTGCAAGTCCGGTTTGCTGCCCTGCTGGCGTCTCGCGGTGCGGACATGTTCGTGGTCGGAGATGCCGACCAGAGCATCTTTTCGTTCCAGGGTGGATACCCCGAAGCGATGGCCCATCTCGGCGGGCCCGAGGCGCGCCACTTCAACCTGACCCTGAACCGTCGCTGCACGAGCCAGATCCTCAAGCCTGCAGTCACGCTGGTGAATTGGAACCGGCGCAAGCAGGAGAAGAATTTGCGGTCCGATCGTGAAGGTCAGGAGGTCGGTGTCGCCATCAACGGAGGTGAACGAGAAGAGGCTTCGGCCGTCGTCGGGCAGATCAAGCAACTGGTCGCCAGCGGCGCCGGCTATGACGATATCGCTGTTCTCGTCAGGTCGTCATTCGTCATTCCGGCCATCGAGGAGCTCTTCCTGCGTGCCGCGATCCCTTACGAACTGACGGGCGGTGCCAGCATCACGGATCGCGAAGAAACACGTGATATCGCCGCCTACCTGCGGCTTGCGGCAAATCCTCACGATGACCTCGCGTTCAGCCGCATCGTCAATCGTCCCGTCCGGGGGCTGGGTCCGGTCGCTGAGCATGCGATCGTTGATCGAGCCTTGAAGGCGCAGATGCCTTTCTATGAGGCCTGCATCCGCCATGCAGGCGATCCAGCGGCCAGACTGGCGCCTGGGGCTGACAAGGCGCTTCTGGCTCTCGGGGCGTTTCTCGACCGCATTCATCGGGCCTTGAGCCAGCAGGACGCCGAGTCGGAAGAGCTCGTGGCGATGACATGCGCCACAGATGGCGCCGGATATGGCGCCTATGCCGCTCGCGGCAATGATCGAAAGGCCAAGCGCCGGGTCGAAAACGTGGCCGCGATCGCGCGTATCGCCCGAGAGGAGCCAGACATCGTGGCCTTTCTGGAGCGTATCGCCTTGAGCGGCGAGATCTCGGAGGAAAAGCGCACCAAGGGATCGGTGACGATCTCGACGATGCACTCGTCCAAAGGGCTCGAATGGGATCATGTCCTGTGTCCGGCCTTCGACGGCGGCGTCATCCCGAGCCCGCGGGCGTTGCGCGAGGGTGACCGCGGCAAAGCCGGCGATCGATGGAAGGGGCCTTCAGGCGGAGGCATGGAGGAAGAGAGGCGGCTGGCTCATGTGGCCTTCACACGAGCCCGTCAGTCCCTGTGGGTGTCGTCGCCGACCATGCGCAGCGGCCGCCGGACAGATCCCTCATGCTTCCTGCCAGAGTCCGGGCTCGACCTGACAAGGCATTTCGATCCCCTGGTCGATCCGTCGTCCCGTGGAGGGCCGAAATTCCAGTCCCGGGGCAGCTCCTATGGGCGCAAGGGCTTCCATCGCAGATGA
- a CDS encoding RusA family crossover junction endodeoxyribonuclease codes for MSLEEARRLGLVPKGDDEPASARRKPQAGTALPKRIAAMLGGVRRAHKGGRHKVNGETAAPFAEVRFVIQGDPRTKHRARTHLSKREILAAFARSKGRLEVFSKLLDEIKYTSHTPDETKAHEQHIAMMAGAAMRGRTPALIPLHVEITFRLDGEADLWPTDVTDPDLDNAVKAVLDGCNKIVWKDDRLVCSMSVEKRCSRSPSTTVVVRQATQASFGDNAD; via the coding sequence ATGAGCCTCGAGGAGGCGCGCAGGCTGGGCCTGGTCCCCAAGGGTGATGACGAGCCTGCCTCAGCCCGCAGAAAGCCTCAGGCTGGGACAGCCCTTCCAAAGCGCATCGCGGCGATGCTGGGAGGAGTGCGACGGGCGCACAAGGGAGGTCGGCACAAGGTCAACGGCGAGACAGCCGCGCCCTTCGCCGAGGTCAGGTTCGTCATCCAGGGCGATCCCCGCACAAAGCATCGAGCCCGGACGCACCTGTCGAAGCGCGAGATCCTGGCGGCCTTCGCGCGCTCGAAAGGCAGGCTGGAGGTCTTTTCCAAATTGCTGGACGAGATCAAGTACACCTCGCACACGCCTGACGAGACCAAGGCTCACGAACAGCACATTGCCATGATGGCAGGCGCGGCGATGCGCGGTCGAACACCGGCCTTGATCCCGCTGCATGTCGAAATCACGTTCAGATTGGACGGTGAGGCTGATCTCTGGCCGACCGATGTGACGGATCCCGACCTGGACAACGCCGTCAAGGCCGTCCTCGATGGCTGCAACAAGATCGTCTGGAAGGACGATCGCCTCGTGTGCTCCATGTCGGTCGAGAAGCGATGCTCCAGGTCGCCTTCCACGACCGTCGTCGTGCGGCAGGCGACGCAGGCATCATTCGGGGATAACGCAGACTGA